From the genome of Pungitius pungitius chromosome 20, fPunPun2.1, whole genome shotgun sequence:
CCTGAAGTGCTCAAGACCGCGCTCATCCACGATGGCCTTGCCCGTGGTATCCGTGAGGCTGCCAAGGCCCTGGACAAGTACGTCTTCGCTATTCTACGTCGTTACCCAGTTTCTGTCTTGAGTTGTTCAAGCCAATACTGAAATGGTTGAATCATTGCAGGCGTCAGGCCCATCTCTGCGCCCTGGCTGGCAACTGTGACGAGCCCACATATGTAAAGCTGGTGGAAGCCCTCTGCGCTGAGCATCAAATCAACCTGATTAAGGTAAATGACCTTGCTCATCCACACCAAATTCACTTATGAAGTGACAAGGTTAGAAAATTGAGACTTCCAATGCCACTGTCAGGTTACTGGTGCGTTGAGAAAGTGAAGTTAAAAACTGGCATGGCATGTCCACACACTGTATCACCTCTTCTGAATATTGTTGTAAAAAATAGCTGCTGTTACCCAAGATGTTGCACATCAGTGCTTACTTTACCTTTTTATAAGGTATGACTCCATCTAAATGCTGCTTTCGCTTCTGTTCAGGTTGACGACAACAAGAAGCTGGGCGAGTGGGTCGGTCTGTGCAAGATCGACCGTGAGGGCAAACCCCGCAAGATTGTGGGCTGCAGCTGTGTCGTGGTCAAGGTAAATGATGCAGATTATAAGGGACCAAATGTTTGGTCTATTAGAAGTGGCGTAACTCCCTGCATACTGCTGGTAAATAGAGATCTGCCATTCAAGTGCAGTTGCTGTGCCTCGTGCCATGCAGCTGGTGTTGATAACAAATGGCTAGATGACTGCCAGGGTACGAGCCCCGTTGTCTACCTGTGACGTCTGGGGTCCCTAAGAATGGCTACAAATAGGAACATGTGGCAGGTCCTTACTCTAATGCATTTGTTAACTTTATTGGCAAAATGTACACACTTTCAGTTCTCAATTAACAACTTGGACAAGAACAGTTTTAAGTATCAACACAACTAAGATTTATTACATATAACTATCACAGTGCCCTCAGTCCCAGACTGTACCACTGCTTGCTTGCATTTTGTGTTGACCCTTGGAGAAACCACTTGTACCATAAGTTGTGTCGCGCTATTTAAATTGTCCTAGTTTCACTTTACTAAATGCTGAAGTTTGTACgttttttccatttaaactgAATATGCAATGGGTGTTGTATTTAAAATGCAACTTTCTACTTTAACGGTAGGTGTAAAACACAGGTCTGTTTCCTTGAATGAAAATAGCATGTTTTAAATGGATGGTGGGAACAATCATTGACATAGAATCTGAATAAAGAGCAAGAATATTAAATGGAAATCTAAATGTCGAGAAACAAAGCGAGGTTTGAAACGATCAAAGGTTGAATTTTTCCCTTACAGCAGAGTCTGAAAGGATTGTTAGCCAGCTTAGCTATTCAGTACGATCACCATTTATGCATTTTTCTGTCAACAGGACTATGGCAAGGAGTCTCAGGCCAAGGATGTGATTGAGGAATACTTCAAAggcaagaaataaaatgtcaataaaaagtGGAAATGGAAATGGTTTCTAGGGTTTTGTTTCCCCGTTTTGGTATTTAATGGCTACGAGTTGGTCTAAAGGAATCGACTGCACTGGCCGTGGGCAGTTATATATTAAGTGTCCCTGACGGAGGTGTTAATTAATACCACCATGATTAAAATATCTCAGTATTTGCAATTTATTGCATTAGCGTTTTCTTTGGCTGTATTTTGAATTTTGATCACTTTCATGTTTCAGTAGAGAAGACAAGATGCATTGTTCATTTGGATAAGTTCTCCTTTATATCTACATACATAGACATTtctgaataaagaaaagacatTCAAACACATTAAGGCACAACACATCATGACGCACATCCTTAATTTCCCCAGCcaaaacaattacaaaaagtCAGGAAAAGAACAGACCCCAAAGATTGAATTTCATTGAGAAATCCTACACCACA
Proteins encoded in this window:
- the rps12 gene encoding 40S ribosomal protein S12 isoform X1, with product MAEEGSSVATGGVMDVNTALPEVLKTALIHDGLARGIREAAKALDKRQAHLCALAGNCDEPTYVKLVEALCAEHQINLIKVDDNKKLGEWVGLCKIDREGKPRKIVGCSCVVVKDYGKESQAKDVIEEYFKGKK
- the rps12 gene encoding 40S ribosomal protein S12 isoform X2, with the protein product MAEEGSVATGGVMDVNTALPEVLKTALIHDGLARGIREAAKALDKRQAHLCALAGNCDEPTYVKLVEALCAEHQINLIKVDDNKKLGEWVGLCKIDREGKPRKIVGCSCVVVKDYGKESQAKDVIEEYFKGKK